The following are encoded together in the Salvia hispanica cultivar TCC Black 2014 chromosome 6, UniMelb_Shisp_WGS_1.0, whole genome shotgun sequence genome:
- the LOC125196976 gene encoding BEL1-like homeodomain protein 4 isoform X1, translating into MSQSFQQSIYGFPNAYERSNEWVMREQGGGFEAPPPPVFDAGGMLTEIMNRPWQKPGGGGATEGQIQPSHKHHLSALADNQLSFMNPQVKPSNLEGFHLISPINPVSDMQPPPPQMMSWIGGGGHEAEGQGLSLSLSSLRNLEANKFEKMNVGNGELYFNSYPLGGDPMTHENQIHLGYVESSSRSTTLLRNSLYSKAAQELLMEFCSVGNGIVKKQGRNPNLASDDNGGGVSSSKNHHSLSPSERTEYQRRKLQLLSMLDEVEERYMKYSEQMQAMVKSFDAAAGEGAAEAYTGLARRAMSQHFRTMKDAVEREVRECLTALGEKEAGITKGETPRLKAVEQKYRRQKALQLQHMGMGGTDHDSWRPQRGLPDRSVTVLRAWLFEHFLHPYPSEADKHLLSRQTGLSKNQVSNWFINARVRLWKPMVEEMYQQEFKEAAAETIAPKRDPSESTSSAGGNAAAGEVSLTLGLRRSENNVPIMSHLSVRDFGAYE; encoded by the exons ATGTCCCAAAGCTTCCAGCAAAGTATCTACGGCTTTCCAAATGCATACGAACGATCCAACGAGTGGGTTATGAGAGAGCAAGGCGGTGGCTTTGAGGCACCACCGCCGCCGGTGTTCGATGCCGGAGGGATGCTGACAGAGATTATGAACCGTCCGTGGCAGAAacccggcggcggcggagccACGGAAGGTCAGATCCAGCCCAGCCACAAACACCACCTCTCAGCTCTTGCTGATAATCAA CTATCATTCATGAATCCACAAGTTAAACCCTCTAATCTAGAAGGGTTTCACTTAATCAGCCCTATTAATCCAGTTTCCGACATgcagccgccgccgcctcagATGATGAGTTGGATCGGCGGTGGGGGCCATGAGGCGGAGGGACAAGGCCTCTCTTTGTCCCTCTCCTCTTTGCGGAATTTGGAAGCCAACAAATTCGAGAAAATGAATGTGGGAAACGGGGAATTATACTTCAATTCTTATCCATTGGGAGGAGATCCGATGACTCACGAAAATCAGATTCATTTGGGGTATGTGGAATCATCTTCAAGAAGCACGACGTTGCTGAGGAATTCTTTGTATTCGAAGGCTGCGCAAGAATTGCTGATGGAATTCTGCAGTGTGGGGAATGGGATTGTTAAGAAACAAGGcagaaaccctaatttggcatCGGATGATAACGGCGGCGGTGTATCTTCTTCAAAGAATCACCACTCCTTATCCCCTTCTGAGAGAACTGAGTACCAAAGAAGAAAACTTCAGCTTCTCTCCATGCTCGATGAG GTGGAGGAGAGATACATGAAATACAGCGAGCAGATGCAGGCGATGGTGAAGTCATTCGACGCCGCAGCGGGGGAAGGCGCAGCCGAGGCATACACGGGGCTAGCGCGGCGGGCGATGTCGCAGCACTTCCGGACCATGAAGGACGCGGTGGAGCGCGAGGTGAGGGAATGCTTGACGGCGCTGGGCGAGAAGGAGGCGGGGATCACCAAGGGGGAGACGCCGCGGCTGAAGGCGGTGGAGCAGAAGTATCGGCGCCAGAAAGCCCTTCAGCTGCAGCATATGGGGATGGGGGGGACGGACCACGACTCGTGGCGGCCGCAGCGGGGGCTGCCGGACCGCTCCGTCACCGTTTTGAGGGCGTGGCTGTTCGAGCATTTCCTCCATCC GTATCCAAGTGAAGCAGACAAACATTTGCTGTCGAGACAGACAGGTTTATCGAAAAATCAG GTATCAAATTGGTTTATAAATGCTAGGGTTCGACTGTGGAAGCCAATGGTGGAAGAGATGTACCAACAAGAATTCAAAGAAGCTGCTGCAGAAACCATTGCACCAAAAAGGGACCCTTCAGAATCCACCTCATCCGCCGGTGGAAATGCGGCTGCCGGAGAAGTTTCGCTTACATTGGGACTCCGGCGTTCGGAAAATAATGTGCCAATTATGAGCCATCTCTCAGTTAGGGATTTCGGGGCTTATGAATAA
- the LOC125196976 gene encoding BEL1-like homeodomain protein 4 isoform X2: protein MSQSFQQSIYGFPNAYERSNEWVMREQGGGFEAPPPPVFDAGGMLTEIMNRPWQKPGGGGATEGQIQPSHKHHLSALADNQPPPPQMMSWIGGGGHEAEGQGLSLSLSSLRNLEANKFEKMNVGNGELYFNSYPLGGDPMTHENQIHLGYVESSSRSTTLLRNSLYSKAAQELLMEFCSVGNGIVKKQGRNPNLASDDNGGGVSSSKNHHSLSPSERTEYQRRKLQLLSMLDEVEERYMKYSEQMQAMVKSFDAAAGEGAAEAYTGLARRAMSQHFRTMKDAVEREVRECLTALGEKEAGITKGETPRLKAVEQKYRRQKALQLQHMGMGGTDHDSWRPQRGLPDRSVTVLRAWLFEHFLHPYPSEADKHLLSRQTGLSKNQVSNWFINARVRLWKPMVEEMYQQEFKEAAAETIAPKRDPSESTSSAGGNAAAGEVSLTLGLRRSENNVPIMSHLSVRDFGAYE from the exons ATGTCCCAAAGCTTCCAGCAAAGTATCTACGGCTTTCCAAATGCATACGAACGATCCAACGAGTGGGTTATGAGAGAGCAAGGCGGTGGCTTTGAGGCACCACCGCCGCCGGTGTTCGATGCCGGAGGGATGCTGACAGAGATTATGAACCGTCCGTGGCAGAAacccggcggcggcggagccACGGAAGGTCAGATCCAGCCCAGCCACAAACACCACCTCTCAGCTCTTGCTGATAATCAA ccgccgccgcctcagATGATGAGTTGGATCGGCGGTGGGGGCCATGAGGCGGAGGGACAAGGCCTCTCTTTGTCCCTCTCCTCTTTGCGGAATTTGGAAGCCAACAAATTCGAGAAAATGAATGTGGGAAACGGGGAATTATACTTCAATTCTTATCCATTGGGAGGAGATCCGATGACTCACGAAAATCAGATTCATTTGGGGTATGTGGAATCATCTTCAAGAAGCACGACGTTGCTGAGGAATTCTTTGTATTCGAAGGCTGCGCAAGAATTGCTGATGGAATTCTGCAGTGTGGGGAATGGGATTGTTAAGAAACAAGGcagaaaccctaatttggcatCGGATGATAACGGCGGCGGTGTATCTTCTTCAAAGAATCACCACTCCTTATCCCCTTCTGAGAGAACTGAGTACCAAAGAAGAAAACTTCAGCTTCTCTCCATGCTCGATGAG GTGGAGGAGAGATACATGAAATACAGCGAGCAGATGCAGGCGATGGTGAAGTCATTCGACGCCGCAGCGGGGGAAGGCGCAGCCGAGGCATACACGGGGCTAGCGCGGCGGGCGATGTCGCAGCACTTCCGGACCATGAAGGACGCGGTGGAGCGCGAGGTGAGGGAATGCTTGACGGCGCTGGGCGAGAAGGAGGCGGGGATCACCAAGGGGGAGACGCCGCGGCTGAAGGCGGTGGAGCAGAAGTATCGGCGCCAGAAAGCCCTTCAGCTGCAGCATATGGGGATGGGGGGGACGGACCACGACTCGTGGCGGCCGCAGCGGGGGCTGCCGGACCGCTCCGTCACCGTTTTGAGGGCGTGGCTGTTCGAGCATTTCCTCCATCC GTATCCAAGTGAAGCAGACAAACATTTGCTGTCGAGACAGACAGGTTTATCGAAAAATCAG GTATCAAATTGGTTTATAAATGCTAGGGTTCGACTGTGGAAGCCAATGGTGGAAGAGATGTACCAACAAGAATTCAAAGAAGCTGCTGCAGAAACCATTGCACCAAAAAGGGACCCTTCAGAATCCACCTCATCCGCCGGTGGAAATGCGGCTGCCGGAGAAGTTTCGCTTACATTGGGACTCCGGCGTTCGGAAAATAATGTGCCAATTATGAGCCATCTCTCAGTTAGGGATTTCGGGGCTTATGAATAA